The Oryza brachyantha chromosome 6, ObraRS2, whole genome shotgun sequence region CATGTTCTAGGCTCACGTACATGCTCATGATCATATGGCAGAAGAGTAAATAGTTCAGAAAACTCATGCCAAAGTCAAATGTCAAAGAATGATAGATCGATCCGCCTGGCACGGAGAGACCGTGCGACGCGCCACACCGCCCACGTACGTGCTAGCTAGGGCGCGGCGTGCGGAGCTCGACGGCGtctagccgccgccggcgatcatCTGCATCAGGATGTCGTTGAACGTGTCGACCGGCCCCGGCGCGCAGTAGTGCAGGCAGTCGTTCGGCGCCGTCTCCGGCACCGGGCCACCGGCGTACGCGTGCTTGAAGATGTAGACCCCCGGGTGCGCGTCGGGCCGCATGGACGCCAGCCTCGTCACGTCGAGCACCTCGAACCGCagccccctccgccgccgccgccgcctcgccgccgcgatcGCCACCTCGTCGAGGACGACCTTCCTCAGCGCGGCCTCGGTGTCCTCCACCTTCGCCTCCCCGGCGTCGTACGGCGTCTGGCGCGAGCACGCGTCGCGGTGGTTCCAGCTGTATTTGCTGTCGAAGTGCGCCGGCGGGATGGTCGCCACCACGACGAGCTTGTCGCCCGACGACATGGAGTTCACGCGCTCCAGCGTCCGCTGCATCACCTTGCGGTACACGTCGACGACGCTCATCTCGGTGCGGTTCATGTCCGGCCGGTTGTGCACGCCGACGATCCGGCCGTCGTCGTAGTAGATGGCCCCGTGCGGGAACCAGTGCCCCGCCGAGATCACCATCACGTCCATGGCGTCGAGGTCGGCCGCCCACGGCTCGGTGAGCGCGTCGAGGAAGACGACCTCGTGCTCCATCGCGTAGTCCTCGGAGTGCCCCTCCGACCGCACCAGGAACGGCGACCAGTACGTCGAGATGTTCACGTCGTGCGGCGCCGGGAACGACCACCGCCAGAACTTCCGCCCGAGGCGCTCCTCGTCACGCCGCACGGTCACCGGCCGCGCCACCGTGGCGAGGTGGCACACGAGGGCCTCCGCCTGGTTGCGCGCCGTCGAGTCGCCGACGAACGCCAGCCGCTTGCCCCTGACGAGCCTCAAGAACGCCGCCGGGTCGAGCGCCGAGAGGTTGCCCCCGCCGGCTGCCACCGCCAGTGCAGGTACCCGCCGTCTGGCTTGCCGTTGACGACGCACTTGTACGTCATCTTCATGTCGCAGTTCTCGCTGTCGtaccggcggccgccgccgccgccgccatgcccgTCGTCCCACACCCACCTCCCATCACTGTAGTCGCATTGCTTCCAAACAGCTAACCAAGAAAACCAATCAAGAACCATGCAAGATCGCAAGAAAATGGCGGCCAATTCATCTAACAAAAAGCTTCACAATTACCTCGAGGAGGTGTGAGATCAATGGGAGGATCGTCTGTTCGTCCTGCTCAGTCCCCGTGATTGGAATTGGGCAAGCAGATTGGCGGAGGAGATGACGAGAGGAGGGGAGTGGAAGtagatgagagagaaagacAAGGTGAAGACGGCACAGAGCGCAAACGCGAGGAGCTTCGTGGGAAGGGAGCTGCGGCTCTGTTCCACAGCTGTTGCATCTGGTGCAGCTGCCATTGCTGTCTGAATCTGATGCGAAACGATAGCAATCCGATTATTAGCAGGAAGAATCGATGAAAAATTGACGATGCCGATGCTCAGTTAGTCAGCTGCGAAACTGTTTTAAGATCTAGAGGAGACGTTTCTATTACATACTATCCAAAGagtcattaaaatataaaaaaattataaagatagattaatatgtgatatatcactacataaacatgcaagttaaaatatgatttctatgatctataacaaaaataataaatatataaaatttataagttatattttaatgcatatttgtatagtgatatatcacatattaatttattttaaaaattttatatttttttattactatttagataacatataaTAGACGAATGAATGTGACCTCGAGAGCTTAAAATCCTACCTCAGCTgggaagatgatgatgatgaccgAATGGATCGAAGAATCTATGTGCTCAAATTACAAGCCGTCGTGTTTGGAATTCCGAGAGTCAACGGCAAATGTTTTcgtggatttttttcattgcacTTATTACGAGACGGTTCAAGTCGactcttatttttcattacagGCTAGGCTGTCACTCCCTCTGGTCGTTATTTTGATGTGTGAAGTTCTTCTCATCAACCTTTCTAATGTTTGATCACTAATATATTCAGAATTATAATGAAAATAATCGTGATGCTAGATCTTTGACCACAAAATGCTTTCGTGAtcctataattttatactacCATGTATCTTAGAGCAAAGTTATAAAAGTAATGATCAAAATAAAGTCATATATCAGATTTCAAATACCACATGAGGTAAAAAAGATGTGACCGAAGAAATATAGATGCATAAAGATCTACTCAAAcagaatattaaaaaaatatacaaacataGTAAGTTTATgggaaatatttttaaactcttAAAAAGATAGCCCTCCAAGTTTACATGTCATCTTAGTAGCtataaaaagattaatatgtatttatttatcatttcacaaacatacaagttggAAGGAACAAAACCATTGGATCTTCGATTGTGCGCTCTCTTCGGTCCCAATGGTCCTAGACTCCATTTTCTTGGAGGGTAATCTTTGGTcggagttgtttttttttcccgcctagcattctctctctcttctttttgccTTTAGGTTTTAtgtctatttttctttccaacCTCTGGCCTATTTGGCCAATTAAGTTGTGTATCAAACTCCTTCCTTACGTGCAATCCTTCTgcatgctaaaaaaaatattcatactaattttaatttaattattttaaaaatttatataagtcGAATATGAACTTACGTATTTCGGTGTTtgtatattgatatatgttaTAGTGACATGTAAAATATGGTTGGATGTCATTGAAAATTCATCTCCGGTGAAATGGCTAAAAGAGCTAGTAAGGTCATTCCCAACCCAGAAATTATTAAGTAGTTTTTATACCTATCATATCATATAAACACTATATGATAAAACTATGTATTCAATGGATAGTatctttaaattaaattttcatccaatcatctctcttctctcatttttcacctatcatcttatttttgttcttagtTCTTGTGTAAAGATGGTTTTTTGCATGATAAATGgtttcttcatcttttttcctctctccttgTTAACTCTCTTGCCATATCAGATTTTTGTTACGTGGCAATGTATTTAATGGTATGGAAACCAGAACACATACCTTACAATTAATAAGGAGGGGAAATAAACGAGGAATTAATTGAACAGAGCCGTATCGATGCGACCATGTCCATGTACGCACGCACCGACGAACGCCGTATTGGCGCGCTGGAAATACATCATCGATCAGCGCATCCTCTCGAGGATCTGGAGGAGTATCTCGTTGAAGGTGTCGACCGGGCCGGGGAGGCAGGAGTGGAGGCAGTCCGTCTGCATCCGCTCCGGCACGCCGCGCGCGAACGGGTCGCGGTGCATGTACGGCCCCGGGTGCCCGTCGGGCCGCATCGACGCCAGCCTCGTCACGTCCTGCACCGCAATCCTCATCGTCGTGGTGCCGCCGCCAGCgtccctctccgccgccgccgcggcctcctcgaACACGATGGTCCTCATCTCCGTCTCGATGCTGCCCAGCTCCTTCTCGCCCTCCTTGTACGGCTCCGTCTTCGTGCACGCCGTCGGGTCGAAGATGGGCTTCCCCTCGAAGTGCGGTGGCGCGAAGGTGCCCAGCACCacggtccgccgccgcccgtcggaGGCGAGCCGCTCCAGCGCCATCCGGAACGCTTCGCGGTACGGCGACGTGAAGCCTATCTCGGTGTGGTTGAGCTCCGGGTGCGCGTGCACGCCGaccacctcgccgcgccggtggTACACGGCCGGGTTCCAGAACCAGTGCCCGGCGGTGAGCACCACCACGTCCATCgtgccggcgtcggcgtcccACCGGCTGCCGAGCTCGTCGAGGTAGACGAGGTTGTACGGCATGCTGTAGTTGAACGGCTTCCCGCCGCACCTGACGAGGAACGGCGCCCAGTAGGTGGACAGCGTCACGCCGTGCGACGGGAACGCCCACCGCGTGAACTGCCGCTTGTAGTGCTCGGCGTCCTGGTCGACGAGGTCGTACGGGaacgcggcgccgaggaggcagaggagggacTCCGCCTGGTTGCGCGCCATCGAGTCTCCGACGAACGCCACGTGCTTGCCGCGCACCGCCGCCAGgaacgccgccgcgtcgaACGCCGGGAGCCCGCACCCGGCCGGCTGCCACCGCCAGTCCAGGTACCCGGTCTCCGGCCGCCCGTTGCGGATGCAGTCCTGCTCCGGCTTGACGTTGCACGCCGTCCCGTTGTACCGCCGCGCGTGCCCCGGCGCCCACACCCACCGCCCCTCCGAGTAGTCGCACGACGAGCTctccacccctcctcctcctccgccgccgccgccgcccaccctGCAACAACAacgatcgacgacgacgaacacCACCATCGCCGGCGACACCGTCAGCTATCTAGCTCGCCTATCCAAACCGCAAAGCCTTGGCATGCATACGTACCCAGACGAGATGTAGGAGTAAGTGCCATTGAAGTACTGGAGCAGAGGCGCAAAGACAGCTTCATGGCCACCGGGAGGGGAGCAgcagaggaggtggaggagagcaAGCGAcaggcaggcggcggcgagccacgTCACGACGGTTCTTGGCAGGAAgtagccgcagccgccgccggcggcggtacTGCTCGAGTGCTTCTGGCcatggtgctgctgctgctgcagcggcTGGTAAGCTCCCATCTCGATCGAGCTGGGGAGAAGCGAGGGTTTTGCTTCCTGTCACAGAGAGAGCATCTAGTGGTACTATATAGACGAAATCTGACACATGAACGTAGTCATCTTTTGGGTTCAGCAAGTTCAATACTATAGTCAAATACTAGCTCcctataattaatctaatagccaattcatacaatagtcacctacaaaacatatatactgtTATGTCACACCTGTCATACAGCTGGTTACAGCTGGCTGAAAATGAAAATCTATGGTtcgctgctcttctctctgctctctttatctccttaaaatacGTTTGCAGCTGCtttatagcatgctattgtacctaagtagactataagccaactataaatatattttgaagagataagagaggagagagaaaagcagtgggctactaatttgtaaccaGTTGTAGCATGGGCTCTaagacacagtgtgtgtatgacacgTGGGACCATGTGTTAATGTTccatagataactattgtatgaattgactattagattgactatagatgaattggagctagtaattggctatactattgaacttctCTAAGAGTGTGTTTGGTTGATAAGATAGCTTTAGCCTGGCTCATGAAAATTATACAGGCTATACTCAGCCAGGATATGAAAATACAAATGTGTCTTATTTGGTTGGTTGATTGTGATGAGTCTGTATCTATCGAGACGTTGTTTGATTGATTGCACTAAAGATTTTAAATAAGTAACATAAATAAGgagaaatatattaaaaaatgtttagtGGTCTCATAAATAGTTTATTAGATGTTACCTACCATTTTAAAtgttaatataatttaattagtatTAACATGACTTAATATATTCTAATCACCTCCTAATCTTATCGTTAGTTTGGCCAGCTTGAGCCTAGCTCACTAGAAACAGAATTTACTTGTGTTTCCCATGGACCAGGGCAAGTCCTCTATAGGGAATCGTTCAAACTGGCTCAACAAATAGATGTTGCATCGTTCAGCCCGATTCAAGAAACCAAAAACACCCTAAGAGAAGAAAGAACCAAATAACGACGtgtttatagatataaaataacttataaatattttttatatatatatgtttagaacgatttaaaagacaaagctaaaaataaactatagtaaaaaaaacttaaaatcaaattcaaatttaagactaaaagcttaaattttagcttatattttaaatataagcgaaAGACACACAGATACGGTCAGAAAATTGCATATGGCTGCGTCGACAATGCGGTCGGTTGACCTCGTGGCCGTCATTTTCTTTCACTATTTCTCGACAACTGAGGAAGGTGCGGATCGATGCAGCAATGGCAGCGGAGATATGGCCGCACAGGTGATGCACAAGCGGTGGGCACGCATCCAAACCTTGGTCAAAATAGCAGCATGCCACTGGCAGTACTCTACTCCAGTTTTTTTACCTGGTGTTGTTTTAGTAGCCGCTGATAGTGCGACATTGCTGCTTCCGATGCATTCGAGTGTTTCACCCTCCgtatttaagaaaatataagacGTGCATGGTATCAATCACTGTGAATTAATCGGTGTTTTCTGAGGATATGAAACCAATGATACTGAAACTATATACTGTACATTGTAAGTAGTTTAGCGATTAGTTAAATGTCGTGAATGTTAAGTTTAAGAAAACAAAGGgcgttttatattgttataCCGAGGGAGTATCACCGTTTGGTCTAAGCCTATAGCCAAGGGGCGGAGCTGCTTTAGATccaggctaataatatagtctgTAAGTTCATATAAGACTATTTATAGTCTTCTCTCAGCTCATCAAAATAGTAGTTAGCttttcatcattaatacatgactcACTTGTCTATCTCATAgagttttttctctcctcacATCTCTCCTCTATCTCAGTAtttagttggcttatagtctgctgttatacttgctcttaggggAGGAAACCatggatttaaaaaaaaattagctagaTTTTATCTCACAATCCAAATTTATGCACATGTAGTAGTCTAAATCCGGTTCAAAGCATTAAAGATAAGCGAGTGATATACGTATTTCGTCCTAGCTTCGCCCTAACTATATGTAAaagatattaaatataatttccaTAACAAATATTGCATCATCATTTTGTCATAGCTCGCTAAACCCGGGGTATGTGCTCTCCAATGTTTCGCATAGGGGACTACCTATATTTATTATGGCACCACATTTCCAAAACctatcaaatcatttttacactatatatatttacctaCATTTATAGTGTAATTATATTGTTAATTCCAAATGTTACAATATACTCACCTCacaaaatgtaagcatttcaTAGGTGTTAAGAAAATAGGTAGGAATGGTTGGATGAAGGTTGTATTTGTTGAGAAGAGAACGAaggtcaaaaattaaatagggtatggttgtgattggttgagatgagcaGATGGATGAAGAAAAagctatattttaggataaatgTTGGATGGTAAAAATAGCTTCATTTTGGATTGAGGGAGTAATCACATTATAAATTTCAATACTTACATTATAATTTCTAATGCCCAATATATAAGAGAGGGTTAAATTAACTTGTTACCTACTTGAAAGGAAAGATATGTGTCAACGAACGAGCGCCAAGAGCAGGGGATAAGCTTATGCTTGCAAAATCCAACCCAAGGACTCCTTGGATCGAAAGTAGACAATCGACAGAGTTTAGATAGGTTCGAACCATACTGTGCATAATACCCTATTACTCAGTGGTGTGGTATCTACTTCTTGCTAAGGTGATCAATTAGCAAGAGATTCAATAGAACTTCACTTACCTCATGCTCTCCCCATATGTATACTATCAAGAGTactcaatatatatatcaagcaatgttataaaaaatacacaattATATTCAATCGAGAGGTTTGGGTGCCATTTGTTGTTTGCCAGAGGAGGAGAACCACATGGCGGGCCTCCTGATTTGGACTCATTGGCTAGTATAATACAAGCAGAAAGGATGAAGGGAGTGGCCTACGAGATAGGTCACTTATCACCTAAGCGTCCCCATGCACAACAGTGAAGTGTTAACTATTTTATCAAAGTCTTGTTAGTTTACCAAACGTCTCATTCGTCATGTGCTCTTGACAAAACAAATTCATAGACTAGCCTAGGCTACCCAAGTTAGCGGCCTCCTTAGGCAGGACAACTTGGGCTTCTCTCGATAAGGGTTGTCACCTCCAAGTGATCATCCTTGCAGCTGCCAAAGTGGCTTGATCAACCCAAGGCTTTGGGGAGACATGTCTTCAAAATCTACCTTCAACTATGATCTAATATGATaatatacaataaataaatatttggtttTATTAAGGAATTTAAGGATCATGTACATATATTGTTATATTGTcttaaaactaaatattttaaaatctattaataattaaagttttgaaattttggcatgtccaaaacaacatatattatgaaactggGGTGACTATAAGAGATACATGGGTGATCATATGgcttttttagagaaaaaacaaacgatatatttggaaacgaaaaaatatcgataaaatttttatgtatgtgttcTTAAGTGATCTAAAAAGCAATGGCAAaataataaactttgataaaaaatattttaaaattgactctaaatttatagttaaaaatttaaatttaggtttatataaatataaggagaagtgaaaagataaggctAAATAGCAATCGTATTAAGGAAAAAAGTGACCGAAATCATGTGAAAAATGCGGCGACTTCCTTTAGTGAACCGTCCCGCGCGCAGGATCTTCACTGACAACGTAATCATGCTTTTTATTGGTTTTTTAGGGTCAGTCACAATGATTGTTGCCGGTGGGAACTTTCCCCCGTATTAATAACACTACACCACTCCTAATGCTTAATTTGCTTGCTACGCACTGATAGTTTAAGGATTGTTTTAGCGATATGTCGGGATTGTTTAGACCGTTCGTTCAACACTGATCAAACAAGTCATATCCTATTGCCTTGTAGGTTTGCagtatgaaatattattttgaatttcagTTTCCATCGAAAACACTACCTTTTATtgtagggtttttttttcagtcttaaaaAGGAGTAACACCGCGTTCGGCACCGggtggataagttaacttatccctgacatggtaatagattagtatataactaattaattgttaattattaaaaaattataaaataaattaatatgattttttaaacaacatttatataaaaaaattttataaaaaatatatcatttagtagttcgggaagcgtgcgcgtagAAAACGAGTTAATTAAAGGGGCTGCCGAACGGGGCCTTAACTTGGATCCCCTGTGGATCAAGCTCAAAAACTACTGTACTACGGAGTGCAGATCTCCAGGTAAGCGATGTCGTTTTAAATCTGTCCGTGTTCAACAAGAGGGCTTCTGACTTTCGCCGTTCAATTACCACGACACGAAGATTCGCTTGTTTAACTGCATCCAAAGGCCTGACATTAATCACTGTAGAACACGTAGTATCCTTTAATCCGCCTTAACCCCTTTGATATAAACTAAACATTCTGAGTGGATTTTTTGAGGGATTTTTCTGtcaaatatttcaattttGAATGGGAATTGATTAATGTGGTCGATAAATTGACTCcctctagtttttttagcGTTTGATTAGCTGTTTGGCTTATTCAAAAAGATTATATTAATATGCAAAATTGAAAGTCTTGCTTAAAATTTGTTTAGTaactaaatcaaatattacaaaataattaataattatataaacttttaataagataattagtcaaatataaacataaaagtcaacagcATCAAGgcacaatttttatatagacaTGGAAATATATATGGGTTTCCTAGTGAAAGAACTTGTTTATCATGGAGGTGTGTATGGGGTGGTGATACCCAGTGGGTATAGACCCATGTCAACCTTTTAACATATTTCTACGTTTTTCCTGTTCCTGCATTTATTCAACGGTGTTTTTCAAATGGTCCGACCTCGTAAATTTACACACCTTTGGGCTGACTTAGGTAGATCTTTGGGCCAAATTCGCATGAACCGTTGAGGTCTGAAAACATCCAACTTTGGGCTGAAATTTACGGACCGTAGGGCTGAATTTAGCAGATATTTGGGCCACATTCCCGTGAATTGTTGATGACCGAAAAcaggaataagttcactttAGGTCCCTCATATTGacgccaaattttaaaatcgtCCTTAAACCCTAATACCAGAAATATTGAACCTCGAATTCACATATCCCATCTAATATAGGTCTCTGGGCAGTATGAAGGGATTGTTTTGCTTACGTGGCATCCTAGTCAACAAAAGAAACCTTACAAAGTTTGTGGAGCCTACTAGTCGGTGAaataggattaaaaaaaatgaaaaaaactccttccgTCGTCTCCTCTATTTCTTCTTCCGTGCGGCGACGCGGACGCTGGTGGCGACATCTGGCTCGTCGGCTCGTCGCATTCGTCGTACGTGTGCCTTCTCCGCTCGGCGACGATCTGCCACCCCGTGCGCGCCTcatcgcccgcgccgcccgtcCCCAGTCCACCGTCGGTTGCCGTCCGCGCCACCCGTCCCCAACACGCCGTTTGTCGCTGTCCGCGCCACCCGTCCTCAgcacgccggccgccaccgcccgcgccgcctgTCCCAAGCCCGCCGTCTGTCGCCGTCCGCGCCACCCGTACCCAGCAcgccggccaccaccgcccgcGCCACCCGTCCCCAGCCCGCCGTCCGCGCCACCCGTCCCCAGCACGCctgccgcccgcgccgcccgtcCCTAGCCCGTCGtccgtcgccgtccgcgccaCCCTTCCCCAGCCTGCCGGCCGACACCGCCCGCACCGCCCGTCCCTAGCCCGCTgtccgtcgccggccgcgccaccCGTCTCCAGTACGCCGGCCGCCCGAGTCGCCCGTCCCCAGCCCGTCGTCTGTCACCGTCCGCGCCACCCGTCCCAAACCTgctggtcgccgccaccgcctgcgCTGCTCGTCCATTGTGCGTtgtccgtcgccgcccgcgtcgcccgTCCCTagcccgccggccgccgccaccgcccgtgCTGCCCGTCCCTAGCTCATTGTCAGTCGCcgcccaccccccccccccccccatccCGCCCGTGCCGCACCGTCGTCCGCTATCCACCCGCAGCTCGCCGGCCATCGATGCGTCCAAGGATACCGGTAGGCGGATGGTCAGGGAGGAAGATAATGGGAGGAACGTGTGGCTTGCAACTGACATGAGACTTACCTATGGgtcccatattttttttttaatttctcctTTGCTGACTGAAATTCCACGTTAGCGAAACCATCCATGTATACTGTCCTAGGACCTAATTTGTATGGTTTTGTATAGTTTAGGGGTAAAGGTTTCTGGTATTTGGCTTTAGGGATGTCTATCAGACTCGATGTAAAGTTGAGGGACGGCAGACGGACTTATTCTAACATTGAGCTGAATTTAGTGCTCAGTTTGGAGGCTGATTTCGACTCATTTTGGGCTGAATTATCCTTAAGTTTAGGCCCAATTCAATTCACATTTACGCAGACTTCTCAGGCAATGTTTGGACAGAAAACGAATGCACATTTGGGCAAAATTCCCACGCACACTAGGCCAAATTCATGTGAACTTCTGGTCCAAAGTCTTGCGCACGTTTGGGCCAAATTGGCATGCACCTTTGGGTTCAATTCCTACGGATTTTTTCTCTGAATTTGCACGCACTTTTGGACTGCATCCGCGTGCACTCTTTCCGTGCGTGCATGCGGGCTGCACCATCCTCCGTTGCCATTGCCAGCAGCCCAGCACGTCGCGGCACACGCCGCACGCAGtcgctgcattttttttacctcaaaaaacttttaaaaaaactttaattataaatagatcCTTAAAAACTTCAACTAAAAATTGAACATTTTTCCTCTACGACAAGGTCAAATGTTTCGGTGCCAAAGATGATGATATCGACAACCTTGACCCCTGGGATGGCTAAGTCATCGATACGAAGAATGACGGCGCCAATGTCAATGATGCCGAGAacttatttgtaaaaataatttaaaaaatctgtaGGTAAGAAAAACATTTATAATATAACTGACGCCaggaaactttttataaaaatattatttcttacaaatttattttttaaaagtttttttgcaaatagatCCTCGGCATCAATGTCCTCTATTTCTCGGCTACTAGGGGCCCCTATTTCTCGGCTAGTAGGGGCAGGAATCTCGGCGTCAACAACTGTAACACTGAAACGTTGACCCCGAAAAAAGGTATATTCTTGATTGATGTTtcttaaactatatttatagaATAAGTTTTCTAAAAGAATTAAAGCGTAAAAAGATGATGCACGCAGTCGTGTCCATGACCGTGACACGGCGAGACGGCGGCACGGCATGGCATGATATGGCCAGGCTCCGGTATAGTGCTCGCCGGAGGAGCCAGTCGATCCGTTTTCGATGtcataggccgcgttcggaaACTACGGTGGTAAGTTAAAGTTATCCggcacgaaaaatatagtaataaattagtatatgcttaattagttattaatttttaaaaaatataaaatagactaatatgatttttaaagtaacttttctatagaaaatttttaaaaattacaccgtttagtaattCGGGAGAgtgcacgtgaaaaacaaaagaatctaCGATAACATACCGTatagccgaacgcggccatggTCTAGCGTCAGCTACGAGAggtaactattaaaaaaacctaGCTAACATTAAACTTTAGAAACATAGTAAGTTTACATggacataaatattataatacagATAAATGGCGCTGTATTCGTGTAAACGTCCTAGAAATTTGTTAAAGCTGTGTCTGTTCGTATTGTCGTGCATGCACTCACACAGTCAAACAGTATATTGCTCGTCTAGCCGTAGTACAGTTGCGAAATTATTTTCATCACTTGATTAGATATAAAACTCATTTCTTATGTCACCTAtatagttaattaaaaaattaaaatgatttgataagatatattaatattatataatcaCTACGTAAATATACAATTTCACATTCGGCACATAAATAGCAATTTTAACCATGACTATGCGCAACCTAGTTTTAgcttaatttaatatttttgttacaacgaTTAGAAGTTGCATGTCTATAATtatcttatcatttttaaacAGAAAACTTaataactactccctccgtttcataacgtaagaacatttttgatcatttgtcttatgcaaaaaaattatagaaatattatttattttgcttgtgacttaatttattatcaaaagaactttaaacacggcgttattttttatatttgtactaaatttttaaataagataaatggtcaaaggttataaaaaattaaacatcttatattataaaaaca contains the following coding sequences:
- the LOC102710416 gene encoding protein ALTERED XYLOGLUCAN 4-like — encoded protein: MEHEVVFLDALTEPWAADLDAMDVMVISAGHWFPHGAIYYDDGRIVGVHNRPDMNRTEMSVVDVYRKVMQRTLERVNSMSSGDKLVVVATIPPAHFDSKYSWNHRDACSRQTPYDAGEAKVEDTEAALRKVVLDEVAIAAARRRRRRRGLRFEVLDVTRLASMRPDAHPGVYIFKHAYAGGPVPETAPNDCLHYCAPGPVDTFNDILMQMIAGGG
- the LOC121054681 gene encoding protein ALTERED XYLOGLUCAN 4-like: MGAYQPLQQQQHHGQKHSSSTAAGGGCGYFLPRTVVTWLAAACLSLALLHLLCCSPPGGHEAVFAPLLQYFNGTYSYISVGGGGGGGGGGVESSSCDYSEGRWVWAPGHARRYNGTACNVKPEQDCIRNGRPETGYLDWRWQPAGCGLPAFDAAAFLAAVRGKHVAFVGDSMARNQAESLLCLLGAAFPYDLVDQDAEHYKRQFTRWAFPSHGVTLSTYWAPFLVRCGGKPFNYSMPYNLVYLDELGSRWDADAGTMDVVVLTAGHWFWNPAVYHRRGEVVGVHAHPELNHTEIGFTSPYREAFRMALERLASDGRRRTVVLGTFAPPHFEGKPIFDPTACTKTEPYKEGEKELGSIETEMRTIVFEEAAAAAERDAGGGTTTMRIAVQDVTRLASMRPDGHPGPYMHRDPFARGVPERMQTDCLHSCLPGPVDTFNEILLQILERMR